The Candidatus Eisenbacteria bacterium genome contains the following window.
GCGGGCTGATGGTGGAGTTCCAGATCCGCACGCACGAGATGCACCGGATCGCGGAGCTGGGCGTGGCCGCGCACTATCGCTACAAGGAGGGAGGCTCCGGGAGCGACTCGGAGCTCTTCGGGAAGCTCGCCCCCACGCTCCGGAACGTGGAATGGCAGTCCTCAGCCGCCGATCCGGACGAATTCCTCGAGTTCCTGAAGACCTCGCTCTACCAGGACGAGGTCTACGTCTTCACGCCCCGGGGCGAGCTGCGGCGGCTCCCGCGCGGCGCCACGCCGATCGACTTCGCGTACCAGGTGCACACCGAGGTGGGCCACCGCTGCGTGGGCGCCAAGGTCAACGGGCGGATCGTGCCCCTCCGCTACGAGCTCCGGAGCGGCGACAAGGTGCAGATCATCACGTCGCCGATGGGGAAGCCGAACCGCGACTGGCTCCAGATCGCGTCGAGCCCCGGCGCGCGCAGCAAGATCCGCCACTGGCTCAAGCTCTCCGAGCACGAGGACAGCGTGACCCTGGGGAAGGAGATGCTCGAGCGCGAGATGCGGCGCCGCCGGCTCGCGCCGCCCCCGACGACGACCCTGGAGCAACTCGCCCATTCGATGGGGCACAAGGACGAGGACGGGCTCCACGCCGCGCTCGGATCCGGAACCGTGTCGGTCGCCCAGGTGATCCAGAAGTGGTTCCCGGAGGGGGTCGGCCCGGTCCAGCGCATCAAGGAAGCCTCGCTCGAGACCTTCCGCGCCATCACGGGACGCCCCGGCAAGGGCGTGCGGATCCAGGGCGTGGACAACCTCATGGTCTCGTTCGCGAAGTGCTGCCAGCCCGTGCCCGGCGACACCGTCGTGGGGATCGTCACGCGCGGGCGCGGCGTCACCGTGCACCGGACGGACTGTCCGAACACGTTCGACGACCGCGTGGCGCCGGAGCGCCGCGTGCTCGTGGACTGGAGCGCGGCGGAGGAGGACGCGTTCTCCGTGAAGCTCTCGATCTTCGGCGTCGACCGGAAGAGCCTCCTCGCCGACATCGCGAAGGCGATCGCGACCACGAACACGAACATCCGGACCGCCGGCATCAAGGCGAACGACCGGAACGCGCGCGGCGCGTTCGTGGTCGAAGTGCGGGACCTCGCGCACCTGCGCCAGGTGATGCGCGCGGTGGAGCAGGTGGAAGGGGTCGAGGCGGTGGAGCGCGAGCAGGTCTTCGGGCGCCCGCGCGGAGGCGAGGCTGGGCTCGCTTCGTGAGACGGTTGCCATCGTGAGCCCGACGACGTCGTGAGGGCCCTCGTGCAGCGCGTGACGCGCGCGTCGGTGCGGGTCGAGGACGCGGAGATCGCGCGCATCGACAAGGGGCTCCTGATCCTCCTCGGCGTGCGCGCCGGAGAGACGGACGGCGCCGGTGAACGGCTCGCCGAGCGCTGTGCCACGCTTCGCATCTTCGAGGACGAGGCGGGTAAGATGAACCTCTCCGTGCGAGACATCGGCGGCGCCGCGCTCGTCGTGCCCCAGTTCACGCTCTATGCCGACACCTCGCGCGGCCGGAGGCCGGGCTTCGACGCCGCGGCGCGTCCCGACGAGGCGGAGCCCGTGTGGCGGAAGTTCTGCGCCTCGCTCGACGCGCTCGGCGTACCCGCGAGGCTCGGACAGTTCGGGGCGAAGATGGACGTGGAGCTCGTGAACCACGGTCCCGCGACGTTCCTCCTCGAGTCCGCGGACTGAGACGAGCCGCATGCAGACGAACCTGATCAACCCCCTCGGACCGAAGCTGGTGCTCGCCTCGCGCTCGCCGCGCCGGATCGAGCTCCTCACGCTCGTCGGCGCGCGCTTCGTGGCCCGTCCCGTGGACGTGGACGAGCGGGCGGAGCCCGGAGAGCGCGCGGAGGCGCACGTGCTCCGTCTCGCGGAGGCCAAGGCGCGCGAGGCCCTGCGCCGGGACGCGGACCCGTCCGATGTCGTCTACGTGGGCGCCGACACGGTCGTCACGATCGACCGCGACATCCTGGGCAAGCCGGCGGACGAGGAGGAGGCCGTGCGAATGCTGGAGCGGCTCTCCGGTCGCATTCACGAGGTGTGGACGGGGCTCTTCCTGGTCGAGGCGGGCGAGCGGCGGTCGGTGGGAGGCGCGCTCCGCAGCATCGTGAAGTTCTCCCGGCTCGAGCACGAGGACGTCCGGCGCTACGTCGCGACCGGCGAGCCGCTCGACAAGGCGGGCGCGTACGCGGTGCAGGGATACGGCGCGCTCTTCGTGGAGGCGATCGAGGGCTCGTACTCGAATGTCGTCGGACTGCCGCTCAGCTACCTGAAGCACCTGCTCGGCATGCTGCGCCAGGCGCCGGCGCCGCGCGCATGAGCTTCGCGCCCTTCCGGCTGGAAGGCGACCGCCTGCTCCTGCTCGACCAGACGCTCCTCCCGGAGCGCGAGGTGTGGATCGAGGTCCGCGACGCGACGGCGATGGCGGACGCGATCGCGCGGCTCGCCGTTCGCGGCGCGCCCGCGATCGGGATCGCCGCCGCCCTCGCGCTCGCGATCGAGGCCGCGCGCGAGGGGGAGGTCCCGCAGCGGCACGCGCGCGTCGAGGAAGCGGCCCGGGCGCTTCGTTCCTGTCGGCCGACCGCGGTCAATCTCGCGTGGGCCGTGGATCGGATGCTCCGCGTCGCGCGCGCCGGCGCGGCCGGCGGGCCCGGCGCGAAGGCGAGCGGACCCGGCGATCCGAACGCATGGGCCGCGTCGATCCGCGCCGAGGCCGAGGCGATCTGGCGCGAGGACCTCGAGGCCTCGCGCGCCATGGCCGCGCACGGCGCCTCGCTCTTCCCGGACCAGCGCCGCTTCCTGACCCACTGCAACACGGGATCGCTCGCGACGGGAGGCGGGGGGACCGCGCTCGGGGTGCTCCTCGCGCTCCATCGAACACGCTCCGGCGGCATCGAAGTGTGGGCCACGGAGACGCGGCCCCTCCTGCAGGGAGCGAGGCTGACCGCGTGGGAGCTCCGCCGGGAAGGGATCCCCGCGACGCTCATTCCGGACTCCGCCGCGGCCCACACGATCCTCCACGGGGGCATCCAGGGGGTCCTGGTGGGGGCCGACCGGATCGCCCGGAACGGCGATGCGGCCAACAAGATCGGGACGCTGGGCCTGGCTCTGGCCGCCCGCGAGGCGGGGATCCCCTTCGTGGTCGTCGCTCCCTCCACGACCCTGGACGCCTCGCTCGCGGACGGCTCCGGGATCGTGATCGAGGAGCGGGATCCCGGCGAGGTGACCTCGATCGGGGCCGTCCGGACCGCCCCCGAGGGGTTTCCGGCCCGGAACCCGGCCTTCGACGTGACGCCCGGGCGGCTCATCACGGCGATCGTCACGGAGCGGGGAGCGGCCCGGGGGCCGGGGTACGATCTGGGTTCCGCGTTTGACACGGAACCTGGCCCCTGCTAACCTCTTGCGTTTGACCCCTCTCAGACCGTTGGAGGAGTGATTCCATGGGCACGTACTCGGTGCGCGCCTCGGAGATCCGTCAGGACTGGTACGTGGCGGACGCCGAGGGGCAGATCCTCGGGCGGCTCGCGAGCGACATCGCGAGCGTGCTCAAGGGCAAGCGCAAGCCGACCTACTCGCCGCATCTGGACGTGGGCGATCACGTGATCGTGATCAACGCGGAGAAGGTGCGCGTGACCGGACGCAAGCGCGACGACAAGATGTATTTCCGCCACTCGCTCTACCCGGGCGGCCACACGCTGACCCGGTATCGCGATCTCCAGGCCGACAAGCCGGAGGAGATCATCCGTCTCGCGGTGAAGGGGATGATGCCCCGGAACCGGCTGGGCCGGGCCATGATGAAGAAGCTCAAGATCTACGCCGGATCCGACCACCCGCACGAGGCCCAGATGCCCCGTCCGTTTCCGTGGTCCCAGAACCGGCTCCAAAAGGGAGGTGAGTAGACCTGGCAACGACCCAGTATCTCGGCACCGGCCGGCGCAAGACCTCGATCGCGCGCGTGCGCCTCGTGCCCGGCAGCGGCAAGCGCCTCGTGAACGGCGTCGACCTCGACCGGTACTTCTCGCGGATCACGCTCAGTAACCAGGCCGTGGGCCCGCTCACCGCGGGCAACATGCTCGACAAGTTCGACATCATCGCCGCCGTGCGCGGAGGCGGGCACGCGGGCCAGGCGGGAGCGATCTCGCTCGGCGTCGCGCGCGCGCTCCAGCAGGCGGATCCGTCGCTGCGCGGGCTCCTCGGCAAGGAGGGGTACCTCACGCGCGACGCGCGCATGAAGGAGCGGAAGAAGTACGGACAGGCTGGCGCCCGCAAGCGCTTCCAGTTCTCGAAGCGGTAATCGCACGACCGGCGGCTCCCTCGTGGAGCCGTCCACCACACACGTCCCGGGCCGCGGCGGCGGGTCTCCCGACACGGGAGCCGCGCGGAGCGATGGGACGGAGGATCAAGACCGGAGGACCGATTGGCTGACATTGGAATGAAGGAATTGCTCGAAGCGGGCGTCCACTTCGGGCACCAGACCCGCCGCTGGAATCCCAAGATGAAGAAGTTCATCTTCATCGAGCGGAACGGGATCTACATCATCGACCTGCAGAAGACCCTGAAGGCGCTCCACGACGCGCGCCAGCTCCTCGAGGGCATCGCCCGGAGGAACGGCGTCGTCCTCTTCGTCGGCACGAAGCGGCAGGCGAAGGACGCGGTCGTCGAGGAAGCCACCCGCGCCGGCATGCCGTACGTGAACGAGCGCTGGCTCGGCGGCATGCTCACGAACTTCAAGACCATCAAGTCGAACATCCGGCGCTTCAAGGAAATCGAGAAGATGGACGCGGACGGGGTGCTGGAGAATCTCTCGAAGAAGGAGCAGGCGCAGATCAACAAGGAGCGCACGCGCCTCGAGAAGATCTTCACCGGCATCAAGGAGATGGGCCAGCTTCCCGCCGCCGTGTTCGTGATCGACACGAAGAAGGAACGGATCGCGGTCGCGGAGGCGAATCGCCTGGCCATTCCCGTCATCGGAGTGGTCGACACGA
Protein-coding sequences here:
- a CDS encoding bifunctional (p)ppGpp synthetase/guanosine-3',5'-bis(diphosphate) 3'-pyrophosphohydrolase, whose amino-acid sequence is MNSVPNDPLGPLLEILQRSGRALDPSKIRAAYDLAARAHGSQKRVSGEPYVTHSVAVATILAELLGAGADETLLQAALLHDVVEDTTESLASVQRAFGPEVASLVDGVTKISSLHFERPEQEEAENFRKMLFSMAKDLRVILIKLADRLHNMRTLGALGPARAHKVARETREIYAPLAHRLGIARIKSELEDLCLKYLDLEAYQDIREKVALKREERERLVQETIRPVRERLVAAGIKADVVGRPKHLESIYRKMKAQGRKFEEIFDLLGIRVILHSKPECYRALGIIHDLFTPVHERFKDYIATPKSNMYQSLHTTVVAPGGLMVEFQIRTHEMHRIAELGVAAHYRYKEGGSGSDSELFGKLAPTLRNVEWQSSAADPDEFLEFLKTSLYQDEVYVFTPRGELRRLPRGATPIDFAYQVHTEVGHRCVGAKVNGRIVPLRYELRSGDKVQIITSPMGKPNRDWLQIASSPGARSKIRHWLKLSEHEDSVTLGKEMLEREMRRRRLAPPPTTTLEQLAHSMGHKDEDGLHAALGSGTVSVAQVIQKWFPEGVGPVQRIKEASLETFRAITGRPGKGVRIQGVDNLMVSFAKCCQPVPGDTVVGIVTRGRGVTVHRTDCPNTFDDRVAPERRVLVDWSAAEEDAFSVKLSIFGVDRKSLLADIAKAIATTNTNIRTAGIKANDRNARGAFVVEVRDLAHLRQVMRAVEQVEGVEAVEREQVFGRPRGGEAGLAS
- the dtd gene encoding D-aminoacyl-tRNA deacylase, yielding MRALVQRVTRASVRVEDAEIARIDKGLLILLGVRAGETDGAGERLAERCATLRIFEDEAGKMNLSVRDIGGAALVVPQFTLYADTSRGRRPGFDAAARPDEAEPVWRKFCASLDALGVPARLGQFGAKMDVELVNHGPATFLLESAD
- a CDS encoding Maf family protein; this encodes MQTNLINPLGPKLVLASRSPRRIELLTLVGARFVARPVDVDERAEPGERAEAHVLRLAEAKAREALRRDADPSDVVYVGADTVVTIDRDILGKPADEEEAVRMLERLSGRIHEVWTGLFLVEAGERRSVGGALRSIVKFSRLEHEDVRRYVATGEPLDKAGAYAVQGYGALFVEAIEGSYSNVVGLPLSYLKHLLGMLRQAPAPRA
- the mtnA gene encoding S-methyl-5-thioribose-1-phosphate isomerase, whose amino-acid sequence is MSFAPFRLEGDRLLLLDQTLLPEREVWIEVRDATAMADAIARLAVRGAPAIGIAAALALAIEAAREGEVPQRHARVEEAARALRSCRPTAVNLAWAVDRMLRVARAGAAGGPGAKASGPGDPNAWAASIRAEAEAIWREDLEASRAMAAHGASLFPDQRRFLTHCNTGSLATGGGGTALGVLLALHRTRSGGIEVWATETRPLLQGARLTAWELRREGIPATLIPDSAAAHTILHGGIQGVLVGADRIARNGDAANKIGTLGLALAAREAGIPFVVVAPSTTLDASLADGSGIVIEERDPGEVTSIGAVRTAPEGFPARNPAFDVTPGRLITAIVTERGAARGPGYDLGSAFDTEPGPC
- the rplM gene encoding 50S ribosomal protein L13, with the translated sequence MGTYSVRASEIRQDWYVADAEGQILGRLASDIASVLKGKRKPTYSPHLDVGDHVIVINAEKVRVTGRKRDDKMYFRHSLYPGGHTLTRYRDLQADKPEEIIRLAVKGMMPRNRLGRAMMKKLKIYAGSDHPHEAQMPRPFPWSQNRLQKGGE
- the rpsI gene encoding 30S ribosomal protein S9; translation: MATTQYLGTGRRKTSIARVRLVPGSGKRLVNGVDLDRYFSRITLSNQAVGPLTAGNMLDKFDIIAAVRGGGHAGQAGAISLGVARALQQADPSLRGLLGKEGYLTRDARMKERKKYGQAGARKRFQFSKR
- the rpsB gene encoding 30S ribosomal protein S2 — its product is MADIGMKELLEAGVHFGHQTRRWNPKMKKFIFIERNGIYIIDLQKTLKALHDARQLLEGIARRNGVVLFVGTKRQAKDAVVEEATRAGMPYVNERWLGGMLTNFKTIKSNIRRFKEIEKMDADGVLENLSKKEQAQINKERTRLEKIFTGIKEMGQLPAAVFVIDTKKERIAVAEANRLAIPVIGVVDTNCDPDVIDYPLPGNDDAIRAIRVFSRFVSDTLLASRQEAQEGADLAAEAAQAAVPNEPSAVASA